In Malaclemys terrapin pileata isolate rMalTer1 chromosome 10, rMalTer1.hap1, whole genome shotgun sequence, the following are encoded in one genomic region:
- the USP8 gene encoding ubiquitin carboxyl-terminal hydrolase 8 isoform X2: MPAVASVPKELYLCTSLKDLNKKTEIKAEKTSTKNYVQSALKIFKAAEECRLDRDEEKAYVLYMKYVTVYNLIKKRPDFKQQQDYFHSILGPTNIKKAIEEAERLSESLKLRYEEAEVRKKLEERERQEEQQKKQEVKDDGKALAKHTSENAVDSKGKNQRINGEKKGSVERKDQVDRLSVPVSQGAITAEKLFPMMMDKNIELLIMDARSLKDYQESCIPNSISVPEEAISPGVTANWIEAKLPDSSKDPWKKRGHVDYVVLLDWFSSARDLQLGTTLRSLKDALFKWESKTILRSEPLVLEGGYETWLLCYPQHTTNAKVTPPPRGKSEAVSVSLDFTYPSLEEPAPPPPPVVHIKPTPVEVTENDEMGSNQEGRTGSHNTPTPSAPVAATPQTDGSHVVHPVYAVINIPQIDRTKKPSAKFLDDDNSPKSEGTTLDKHPVQNGRMIPDRSTKPPFEAKTMLPEEEKSRIHAETASMLEKSKREKELRERQQEKQREILKLEKQKQEEKEHREKLQQAKEERERRQEEDQAIREQKEKEEQERACKEVLEAKRQNKTEHENTAAKKPELDKVSAEEREKGTRTPEMQRRALGDTSVTGVSVSSKSQREPLMRARSEEMGRIVPGLPAGWAKFLDPITGTFRYYHSPTNTVQLYPPEMAPSSTLPSTPPTHKAKPQVTAERDREHSKLKRSYSSPDITQAIQEEEKKKIPVTPAISRENKPVCYTKAEISRLSAPQIRNLNPVFGGSGPALTGLRNLGNTCYMNSILQCLCNAPLLADYFNRNLYQDDINRLNLLGHKGEVAEEFGIIMKALWTGQYRYISPKDFKITIGKINDQFSGYSQQDSQELLLFLMDGLHEDLNKADNRKRYKEENNDHLDDFKAAELAWHKHKQLNESIIVALFQGQFKSTVQCLTCHKKSRTFEAFMYLSLPLASTSKCTLQECLRLFSKEEKLTDNNRFYCSHCKTRRDSLKKLEIWKLPPVLLVHLKRFSYDGRWKQKLQTSVDFPLESLDLSQYVIGPKSNLKRYNLFSVSNHYGGLDGGHYTAYCRNATKQRWYKFDDHEVSEISGSSVKSSAAYILFYTSIELRGADIAT; encoded by the exons ATGCCTGCTGTGGCTTCTGTACCTAAGGAACTGTACCTCTGTACTTCACTGAAAGATCTTAacaagaaaacagaaataaaagccGAGAAGACCAGTACAAAAAA TTATGTGCAGAGTGCCCTTAAGATCTTCAAGGCAGCGGAGGAATGCAGGTTGGACAGAGATGAAGAAAAGGCCTACGTCCTATATATGAAATATGTGACTGTATATAATCTTATTAAAAAAAGACCCGATTTCAAGCAACAACAG GATTACTTTCATTCTATACTGGGACCTACAAACATAAAAAAAGCTAttgaagaagctgaaagactCTCAGAGAGTCTGAAACTGAG ATATGAGGAAGCTGAAGTTCGGAAAAAGcttgaagaaagagagagacaagaagagcagcagaaaaaGCAAGAAGTAAAAGATGATGGAAAGGCTTTAGCCAAACACACTTCAGAAAATGCAGTAGATTCCAAAGGAAAAAACCAAAGG ATCAATGGTGAGAAGAAGGGTTCAGTGGAAAGAAAAGATCAAGTTGACAGATTGAGTG TTCCTGTATCTCAAGGAGCAATCACTGCTGAGAAACTGTTTCCAATGATGATGGACAAAAACATCGAATTGCTCATAATGGATGCTCGAAGCTTGAAAGATTATCAGGAATCCTGTATTCCAAATTCCatcagtgttccagaagaggCTATCAGTCCTGG AGTCACTGCTAATTGGATTGAAGCTAAACTCCCAGATAGTTCTAAAGATCCATGGAAGAAGAGGGGACATGTTGATTATGTTGTACTGCTTGACTGGTTTAGTTCTGCAAGAGACTTGCAGCTAGGAACAACTCTTCGGAGCCTGAAAGATGCACTTTTTAAG TGGGAAAGTAAAACTATACTGCGGAGTGAGCCTTTAGTCTTAGAAGGAGGTTATGAGACCTGGCTTCTTTGCTATCCCCAACACACAACAAATGCTAAAGTAACTCCACCCCCACGTGGCAAGAGTGAAGCTGTGTCTGTCTCTT TGGATTTTACTTATCCCTCTCTGGAAGAGccagctcctcctccaccacctgtTGTCCACATAAAGCCCACTCCAGTAGAAGTGACTGAGAATGATGAAATGGGAAGTAATCAAGAGGGGAGGACAGGATCACATAACACACCAACTCCAAGTGCACCAGTTGCTGCTACCCCTCAAACTGATGGTTCACATGTAGTCCACCCAGTATATGCGGTGATAAATATCCCACAG aTTGATCGTACTAAAAAGCCTTCAGCAAAATTTCTTGATGATGATAATAGTCCAAAATCTGAAGGTACAACTCTTGACAAACATCCAGTTCAGAATGGAAGAATGATTCCAGATCGTTCCACAAAGCCACCGTTTGAAGCAAAGACCATGCTGCCAGAAGAAGAGAAAAGCCGCATACACGCAGAAACAGCTTCCATGTTGGAGAAGAGCAAACGGGAAAAAGAATTGCGGGAAAGACAACAAGAGAAACAAAGAGAGATTCTCAAATTGGAGAAGCAGAAACAGGAAGAAAAGGAGCACCGAGAAAAGCTACAGCAagcaaaagaagagagagaaaggagacagGAGGAAGATCAGGCAATTAGGgaacaaaaggaaaaggaagaacaAGAGAGAGCATGCAAAGAAGTATTAGAAgcaaaaagacaaaataaaactgaacatgaaaacactgctgcaaaaaaacctGAGCTTGATAAAGTATCCGcggaagaaagagaaaaggggactCGAACACCAGAAATGCAGAGGCGTGCGTTAGGAGATACATCTGTGACAGGGGTGTCAGTCTCAAGCAAG TCCCAGCGGGAGCCGTTGATGAGAGCACGAAGTGAGGAAATGGGGAGGATAGTACCAGGATTGCCTGCAGGCTGGGCAAAG TTTCTGGATCCAATCACTGGAACATTTCGTTATTACCACTCGCCAACAAATACTGTTCAGCTGTATCCCCCGGAAATGGCTCCTTCATCCACCCTTCCATCCACTCCACCAACTCATAAAGCCAAGCCACAGGTGACTGCTGAACGGGACAGAGAACACTCCAAATTGAAGCGATCCTACTCTTCACCAGACATAACCCAAGCCAttcaggaagaagagaagaaaaaaattcctGTAACTCCTGCAATCAGTCGTGAAAATAA ACCAGTATGTTACACTAAAGCTGAAATCTCAAGGCTCTCTGCACCACAGATTCGTAATCTTAACCCTGTGTTTGGGGGATCGGGACCAGCTCTCACGGGGCTTCGTAATTTAGGGAACACTTGCTATATGAACTCTATATTACAGTGTCTCTGCAATGCACCACTTCTGGCTGATTATTTCAATAGAAATTTGTATCAGGATGACATTAACAG GTTAAATCTCTTGGGGCATAAAGGCGAAGTGGCAGAAGAGTTTGGCATCATAATGAAAGCATTGTGGACAGGACAATACCGATATATCAGtccaaaagattttaaaattacaattgGGAAGATCAATGACCAGTTTTCAGGATACAGTCAGCAAGACTCCCAAGAATTGCTCCTGTTCTTAATGGACGGACTGCATGAAGACCTAAATAAA GCTGACAATCGGAAGAGGTATAAGGAAGAAAATAATGATCATCTTGATGACTTCAAAGCAGCAGAACTAGCCTGGCACAAACACAAGCAGCTCAATGAATCTATTATTGTGGCACTTTTTCAAGGCCAGTTCAAATCTACAGTGCAATGTCTTACGTGTCACAAAAAGTCCCGAACGTTTGAGGCTTTCATGTATTTGTCATTGCCACTTGCATCCACTAGTAAATGTACACTACAG GAATGCCTTAGATTATTCTCCAAAGAGGAGAAACTTACAGATAACAACAGATTTTACTGTAGCCATTGCAAAACACGAAGGGattctttgaaaaaattagagattTGGAAATTGCCACCCGTTCTTCTGGTGCACTTGAAACG ATTCTCCTATGATGGAAGGTGGAAGCAAAAGCTACAAACATCTGTAGATTTCCCTTTGGAAAGTCTTGACCTGTCACAGTATGTTATTGGGCCAAAGAGTAATTTGAAGAGATACAACCTATTTTCAGTATCG
- the USP8 gene encoding ubiquitin carboxyl-terminal hydrolase 8 isoform X1, with translation MPAVASVPKELYLCTSLKDLNKKTEIKAEKTSTKNYVQSALKIFKAAEECRLDRDEEKAYVLYMKYVTVYNLIKKRPDFKQQQDYFHSILGPTNIKKAIEEAERLSESLKLRYEEAEVRKKLEERERQEEQQKKQEVKDDGKALAKHTSENAVDSKGKNQRINGEKKGSVERKDQVDRLSVPVSQGAITAEKLFPMMMDKNIELLIMDARSLKDYQESCIPNSISVPEEAISPGVTANWIEAKLPDSSKDPWKKRGHVDYVVLLDWFSSARDLQLGTTLRSLKDALFKWESKTILRSEPLVLEGGYETWLLCYPQHTTNAKVTPPPRGKSEAVSVSLDFTYPSLEEPAPPPPPVVHIKPTPVEVTENDEMGSNQEGRTGSHNTPTPSAPVAATPQTDGSHVVHPVYAVINIPQIDRTKKPSAKFLDDDNSPKSEGTTLDKHPVQNGRMIPDRSTKPPFEAKTMLPEEEKSRIHAETASMLEKSKREKELRERQQEKQREILKLEKQKQEEKEHREKLQQAKEERERRQEEDQAIREQKEKEEQERACKEVLEAKRQNKTEHENTAAKKPELDKVSAEEREKGTRTPEMQRRALGDTSVTGVSVSSKHTGVKGQPESGAQREDTEQDTERLKSQREPLMRARSEEMGRIVPGLPAGWAKFLDPITGTFRYYHSPTNTVQLYPPEMAPSSTLPSTPPTHKAKPQVTAERDREHSKLKRSYSSPDITQAIQEEEKKKIPVTPAISRENKPVCYTKAEISRLSAPQIRNLNPVFGGSGPALTGLRNLGNTCYMNSILQCLCNAPLLADYFNRNLYQDDINRLNLLGHKGEVAEEFGIIMKALWTGQYRYISPKDFKITIGKINDQFSGYSQQDSQELLLFLMDGLHEDLNKADNRKRYKEENNDHLDDFKAAELAWHKHKQLNESIIVALFQGQFKSTVQCLTCHKKSRTFEAFMYLSLPLASTSKCTLQECLRLFSKEEKLTDNNRFYCSHCKTRRDSLKKLEIWKLPPVLLVHLKRFSYDGRWKQKLQTSVDFPLESLDLSQYVIGPKSNLKRYNLFSVSNHYGGLDGGHYTAYCRNATKQRWYKFDDHEVSEISGSSVKSSAAYILFYTSIELRGADIAT, from the exons ATGCCTGCTGTGGCTTCTGTACCTAAGGAACTGTACCTCTGTACTTCACTGAAAGATCTTAacaagaaaacagaaataaaagccGAGAAGACCAGTACAAAAAA TTATGTGCAGAGTGCCCTTAAGATCTTCAAGGCAGCGGAGGAATGCAGGTTGGACAGAGATGAAGAAAAGGCCTACGTCCTATATATGAAATATGTGACTGTATATAATCTTATTAAAAAAAGACCCGATTTCAAGCAACAACAG GATTACTTTCATTCTATACTGGGACCTACAAACATAAAAAAAGCTAttgaagaagctgaaagactCTCAGAGAGTCTGAAACTGAG ATATGAGGAAGCTGAAGTTCGGAAAAAGcttgaagaaagagagagacaagaagagcagcagaaaaaGCAAGAAGTAAAAGATGATGGAAAGGCTTTAGCCAAACACACTTCAGAAAATGCAGTAGATTCCAAAGGAAAAAACCAAAGG ATCAATGGTGAGAAGAAGGGTTCAGTGGAAAGAAAAGATCAAGTTGACAGATTGAGTG TTCCTGTATCTCAAGGAGCAATCACTGCTGAGAAACTGTTTCCAATGATGATGGACAAAAACATCGAATTGCTCATAATGGATGCTCGAAGCTTGAAAGATTATCAGGAATCCTGTATTCCAAATTCCatcagtgttccagaagaggCTATCAGTCCTGG AGTCACTGCTAATTGGATTGAAGCTAAACTCCCAGATAGTTCTAAAGATCCATGGAAGAAGAGGGGACATGTTGATTATGTTGTACTGCTTGACTGGTTTAGTTCTGCAAGAGACTTGCAGCTAGGAACAACTCTTCGGAGCCTGAAAGATGCACTTTTTAAG TGGGAAAGTAAAACTATACTGCGGAGTGAGCCTTTAGTCTTAGAAGGAGGTTATGAGACCTGGCTTCTTTGCTATCCCCAACACACAACAAATGCTAAAGTAACTCCACCCCCACGTGGCAAGAGTGAAGCTGTGTCTGTCTCTT TGGATTTTACTTATCCCTCTCTGGAAGAGccagctcctcctccaccacctgtTGTCCACATAAAGCCCACTCCAGTAGAAGTGACTGAGAATGATGAAATGGGAAGTAATCAAGAGGGGAGGACAGGATCACATAACACACCAACTCCAAGTGCACCAGTTGCTGCTACCCCTCAAACTGATGGTTCACATGTAGTCCACCCAGTATATGCGGTGATAAATATCCCACAG aTTGATCGTACTAAAAAGCCTTCAGCAAAATTTCTTGATGATGATAATAGTCCAAAATCTGAAGGTACAACTCTTGACAAACATCCAGTTCAGAATGGAAGAATGATTCCAGATCGTTCCACAAAGCCACCGTTTGAAGCAAAGACCATGCTGCCAGAAGAAGAGAAAAGCCGCATACACGCAGAAACAGCTTCCATGTTGGAGAAGAGCAAACGGGAAAAAGAATTGCGGGAAAGACAACAAGAGAAACAAAGAGAGATTCTCAAATTGGAGAAGCAGAAACAGGAAGAAAAGGAGCACCGAGAAAAGCTACAGCAagcaaaagaagagagagaaaggagacagGAGGAAGATCAGGCAATTAGGgaacaaaaggaaaaggaagaacaAGAGAGAGCATGCAAAGAAGTATTAGAAgcaaaaagacaaaataaaactgaacatgaaaacactgctgcaaaaaaacctGAGCTTGATAAAGTATCCGcggaagaaagagaaaaggggactCGAACACCAGAAATGCAGAGGCGTGCGTTAGGAGATACATCTGTGACAGGGGTGTCAGTCTCAAGCAAG CACACTGGGGTTAAAGGTCAACCAGAAAGTGGAGCTCAAAGAGAGGATACTGAACAAGATACTGAAAGACTTAAA TCCCAGCGGGAGCCGTTGATGAGAGCACGAAGTGAGGAAATGGGGAGGATAGTACCAGGATTGCCTGCAGGCTGGGCAAAG TTTCTGGATCCAATCACTGGAACATTTCGTTATTACCACTCGCCAACAAATACTGTTCAGCTGTATCCCCCGGAAATGGCTCCTTCATCCACCCTTCCATCCACTCCACCAACTCATAAAGCCAAGCCACAGGTGACTGCTGAACGGGACAGAGAACACTCCAAATTGAAGCGATCCTACTCTTCACCAGACATAACCCAAGCCAttcaggaagaagagaagaaaaaaattcctGTAACTCCTGCAATCAGTCGTGAAAATAA ACCAGTATGTTACACTAAAGCTGAAATCTCAAGGCTCTCTGCACCACAGATTCGTAATCTTAACCCTGTGTTTGGGGGATCGGGACCAGCTCTCACGGGGCTTCGTAATTTAGGGAACACTTGCTATATGAACTCTATATTACAGTGTCTCTGCAATGCACCACTTCTGGCTGATTATTTCAATAGAAATTTGTATCAGGATGACATTAACAG GTTAAATCTCTTGGGGCATAAAGGCGAAGTGGCAGAAGAGTTTGGCATCATAATGAAAGCATTGTGGACAGGACAATACCGATATATCAGtccaaaagattttaaaattacaattgGGAAGATCAATGACCAGTTTTCAGGATACAGTCAGCAAGACTCCCAAGAATTGCTCCTGTTCTTAATGGACGGACTGCATGAAGACCTAAATAAA GCTGACAATCGGAAGAGGTATAAGGAAGAAAATAATGATCATCTTGATGACTTCAAAGCAGCAGAACTAGCCTGGCACAAACACAAGCAGCTCAATGAATCTATTATTGTGGCACTTTTTCAAGGCCAGTTCAAATCTACAGTGCAATGTCTTACGTGTCACAAAAAGTCCCGAACGTTTGAGGCTTTCATGTATTTGTCATTGCCACTTGCATCCACTAGTAAATGTACACTACAG GAATGCCTTAGATTATTCTCCAAAGAGGAGAAACTTACAGATAACAACAGATTTTACTGTAGCCATTGCAAAACACGAAGGGattctttgaaaaaattagagattTGGAAATTGCCACCCGTTCTTCTGGTGCACTTGAAACG ATTCTCCTATGATGGAAGGTGGAAGCAAAAGCTACAAACATCTGTAGATTTCCCTTTGGAAAGTCTTGACCTGTCACAGTATGTTATTGGGCCAAAGAGTAATTTGAAGAGATACAACCTATTTTCAGTATCG